One region of Pseudoalteromonas piscicida genomic DNA includes:
- a CDS encoding ABC transporter permease, with amino-acid sequence MWFKLALTLFSREFRRGELTIILAAIALAVLTVFSLSSITERIRLNLEQKSADFIAADRRLSSNHDFDDRVLTTAREFGLNTAKQVYFDSMLFANDELILGSLKAVTETYPLRGKLTLRDSLNGENYQVQAAPKKGNVWLSEGLFYSLGLNIGDEVEIGAGQFTVSKVLISEPDAPFFSLAGNKRVLINYDDIPVTKAIQPGSRVFYRLLFSGSEQQLGEYYTWLKPQLKSNQSWQGVKDRQSPLGENLARSERFLLLAGLFGIMLAAVAMAVSAKRYCERQYDPVAMMKTLGGSRKTIRRIYLLHLSLVTFFSVVVGLAVGYGLQSVGASYLINFMDTALPEAGFRPWLLSIAVGVVCAMMFSLKPLLDLFDIPPLRVLRRNLGDTIAISRIHMALSVLTIFGLMWLFSRDIKITAILFGATLLLMAVLYVISRLLFSAGRKLGLSPGSSWSLAIATLQKRANANAVQLISFALAIKLMLFLVVLKNDMISDWQMQVPEDAPNAFFINIAEQEIQPMQSKLDESGIKHAHFYPVFLGRVNALNGEEFARRVSLQEGEEKDKDAREGVGRELNLTWLDELPAGNEVVDGKWFDDSDVLQVSVAKGLAERVGIKVGDTLSFLINSQTIEAEVTSLRSVNWGSLKPNFVMIFNDKIAGQFPVTYFTAAKLETTDTKVISQFLKAYPTISMIDIQSQLKQAQSMISQVSLAISFVLSIVLISGSLVLISQVQASLAERMQEIVILRTLGAKGRLIKLATLYEFLLLGGLAGLVAAVVSDIALFVIQVQTFDVDGRLHPYIWLLGPATGATFVAVIGYFMVANTMKQNTQGLLRKLA; translated from the coding sequence ATGTGGTTTAAGTTAGCACTTACTTTATTCTCTAGGGAATTTAGGCGAGGCGAGCTCACCATCATCCTAGCTGCAATTGCGCTTGCAGTATTGACTGTGTTTAGCTTGTCTTCCATTACCGAACGGATCCGTTTGAATTTAGAACAAAAATCCGCAGACTTTATCGCGGCTGACAGGCGGCTTTCGAGCAACCATGATTTCGACGACAGAGTACTAACCACAGCACGAGAGTTTGGCTTAAATACTGCCAAGCAAGTGTATTTTGACTCTATGCTATTTGCCAACGATGAGTTAATACTTGGCTCGCTAAAAGCCGTGACAGAGACATATCCACTAAGAGGTAAGCTTACCCTAAGAGATAGCCTTAATGGCGAGAATTACCAAGTTCAAGCCGCCCCAAAAAAGGGCAATGTATGGCTAAGTGAAGGCCTTTTTTACTCGCTAGGCCTTAACATTGGCGACGAGGTAGAAATAGGGGCTGGGCAGTTTACCGTGAGTAAGGTACTCATTAGCGAGCCAGATGCTCCTTTCTTCTCGCTGGCGGGGAATAAACGCGTCCTCATTAATTATGATGATATTCCGGTAACTAAAGCCATTCAGCCCGGTAGTCGGGTGTTTTACCGGCTATTATTTTCGGGTTCAGAACAACAGCTGGGAGAGTACTACACTTGGCTTAAGCCTCAACTCAAAAGCAACCAATCTTGGCAAGGGGTGAAGGATAGGCAATCACCTTTGGGTGAAAACTTAGCCCGCTCAGAGCGCTTTTTGCTCCTTGCAGGACTGTTCGGGATCATGCTTGCTGCCGTGGCGATGGCGGTATCTGCAAAACGCTACTGTGAGCGTCAATATGATCCCGTCGCCATGATGAAAACACTCGGTGGTAGTCGTAAAACCATCCGCCGCATTTACCTTTTACACCTTTCTTTAGTGACCTTTTTTTCCGTTGTGGTTGGTCTTGCTGTTGGCTATGGGCTGCAAAGTGTTGGAGCCTCTTACCTAATTAATTTTATGGATACAGCCCTACCTGAGGCAGGGTTTAGGCCTTGGCTGCTGAGCATCGCTGTGGGTGTAGTGTGCGCCATGATGTTTTCACTGAAACCACTATTAGATTTGTTTGATATCCCGCCGCTGCGCGTCCTAAGACGTAACCTTGGAGACACCATCGCGATTAGTCGAATTCATATGGCGCTCTCTGTATTAACTATTTTCGGGTTGATGTGGCTATTTAGTCGCGACATTAAGATCACCGCAATTCTATTTGGCGCAACCTTGCTACTCATGGCCGTGCTATACGTGATCTCACGACTATTATTTTCAGCAGGTAGGAAACTTGGTTTGAGCCCGGGCTCAAGTTGGTCTCTTGCCATTGCCACACTGCAAAAACGCGCAAATGCAAACGCGGTACAGCTTATTAGCTTTGCCCTTGCTATCAAATTGATGCTGTTTTTGGTGGTGCTGAAAAACGACATGATCTCGGATTGGCAGATGCAGGTGCCTGAAGACGCGCCCAATGCGTTCTTTATTAATATCGCGGAACAAGAAATTCAGCCAATGCAGAGCAAACTCGATGAGAGTGGCATCAAACATGCGCATTTTTATCCCGTATTTTTGGGCCGTGTAAATGCTTTAAATGGTGAAGAGTTTGCGCGCCGAGTCTCACTGCAAGAAGGTGAAGAAAAAGACAAAGATGCACGTGAAGGGGTAGGGCGAGAGCTCAACCTTACCTGGCTAGATGAATTACCTGCAGGCAATGAAGTAGTTGACGGCAAGTGGTTTGATGATTCTGATGTGCTTCAAGTTTCCGTTGCTAAAGGGCTTGCCGAGCGGGTAGGGATAAAAGTGGGGGACACGCTTAGCTTCCTAATCAATAGTCAAACAATTGAAGCCGAAGTGACAAGTTTACGTAGTGTCAATTGGGGCTCATTGAAACCCAACTTTGTGATGATATTTAACGATAAAATCGCCGGCCAATTCCCTGTGACTTACTTTACTGCCGCCAAGCTTGAAACAACTGACACTAAGGTGATTAGTCAATTCTTAAAAGCCTATCCGACGATTAGCATGATCGACATTCAGAGCCAGCTCAAACAGGCACAGTCAATGATTTCTCAGGTATCACTAGCGATTAGCTTTGTACTGAGTATCGTGCTTATCAGCGGCTCTTTGGTGTTAATTTCTCAGGTTCAAGCGAGCCTTGCTGAACGCATGCAAGAAATCGTTATCTTGCGCACGCTCGGTGCTAAAGGTCGTTTGATAAAACTCGCCACGCTTTATGAATTTTTATTACTTGGCGGATTGGCAGGGCTGGTAGCCGCCGTGGTCAGTGACATTGCACTTTTCGTGATCCAAGTCCAAACGTTCGATGTAGATGGCCGCTTGCACCCCTATATTTGGTTATTAGGGCCTGCAACAGGCGCAACGTTCGTCGCTGTGATTGGTTACTTTATGGTGGCGAATACCATGAAACAAAACACACAAGGACTACTACGCAAACTAGCCTAA
- a CDS encoding arylesterase encodes MKYYFLKLLFILVIVMTPLSANAKQKLMIVGDSLSAAYGLKQDDGWVKLLQNKYEGEQNPIEIINVSVSGQTTGNAVAKINQQLKTISPTHVLIELGGNDGLRGFPVKRLKANLTQLVQSSQQAGANVAVMEIQIPPNLGPRYTSMFTESYQQVTEQTNSYLMPYFMLEVADKPELMQNDNLHPNKEAQPLIRDFMYQAINQWLAK; translated from the coding sequence ATGAAGTACTATTTCCTAAAGTTGTTGTTCATACTTGTTATTGTAATGACGCCGTTAAGCGCAAATGCCAAGCAAAAACTCATGATAGTTGGTGATAGCTTAAGCGCCGCTTATGGCCTGAAACAAGATGATGGTTGGGTTAAATTGTTACAAAATAAATACGAAGGAGAACAAAATCCGATCGAAATTATCAATGTTAGCGTTAGCGGTCAAACCACAGGTAATGCTGTGGCAAAAATAAATCAGCAACTAAAAACGATTTCGCCTACTCATGTATTAATCGAATTAGGCGGTAATGATGGCTTGCGTGGCTTCCCTGTTAAAAGGTTAAAGGCAAATCTCACACAGCTGGTGCAATCTAGCCAACAAGCAGGCGCCAACGTTGCCGTAATGGAAATCCAAATACCTCCTAACTTAGGTCCGCGTTATACCAGTATGTTTACCGAGAGCTACCAACAAGTGACAGAGCAAACCAATAGCTACCTAATGCCCTACTTTATGCTAGAAGTGGCGGACAAACCGGAATTAATGCAAAACGATAACCTACACCCAAATAAAGAAGCGCAACCTCTAATTCGCGACTTTATGTATCAAGCAATCAATCAATGGCTGGCAAAATAA
- a CDS encoding ABC transporter ATP-binding protein, producing MSVLSQLNMIQVKGLTKQVSTVEGNLTILSDIDFTVKSGESVAIVGASGSGKSTLLSLLAGLDIASKGEVHLDGESLQKMDEEARAQLRAEKVGFVFQSFMLVQSLTALENVMLPAELAGDKGAKNQATELLEKVGLSHRLTHYPSQLSGGEQQRVAIARAFVGKPKILFADEPSANLDSKNGHLIERLLFDLNKENGTTLVLVTHDEQLAQQCDRIIHIEAGKLEVIKQGAAVNVV from the coding sequence ATGTCAGTGCTTTCTCAGTTAAATATGATCCAAGTAAAAGGCCTTACTAAACAGGTCTCTACCGTCGAAGGTAATCTCACTATCCTTAGTGATATCGATTTCACTGTCAAGTCAGGAGAGTCCGTGGCTATCGTTGGCGCTTCTGGCTCAGGTAAGTCAACCTTACTTAGTTTGCTCGCTGGCTTAGATATCGCATCCAAAGGAGAAGTTCATTTAGACGGCGAATCATTGCAAAAAATGGATGAAGAAGCTCGAGCTCAGCTACGAGCGGAAAAAGTCGGCTTCGTATTTCAGTCATTTATGCTAGTGCAAAGCTTAACGGCGCTTGAAAATGTAATGCTTCCTGCTGAATTAGCTGGGGACAAAGGTGCAAAAAATCAAGCGACAGAGCTATTAGAAAAGGTTGGCTTGTCTCATCGCCTAACGCACTATCCCTCACAACTTTCGGGTGGCGAACAGCAACGAGTGGCCATCGCCAGAGCCTTTGTTGGCAAACCCAAAATCCTATTCGCCGACGAACCATCGGCAAACTTAGACAGTAAAAACGGCCATCTTATCGAGCGGTTGCTGTTTGATCTCAACAAAGAAAATGGCACGACTTTAGTGCTCGTCACCCATGATGAACAACTCGCGCAACAGTGTGACCGCATTATTCATATTGAAGCTGGTAAACTAGAAGTAATAAAACAAGGAGCGGCAGTAAATGTGGTTTAA
- a CDS encoding reprolysin-like metallopeptidase, which produces MKTTVKAASLATALALSASASAVTVDIGILYTDQSAAATSNINTKINQLIAFTNQVYSQNGIDLQLRLAGTENLGNHNITPTSAWLNNITNSNYVANLRNTWRADMVAVLGTGERNGNYITCGLAWVGQGSNGNLYSSMSNRMFSITGIDCGATTFVHELGHNQGLAHSRKQGDTSGGVYVDGMGHGVQDNFASIMAYPHVFGNATQYDYFANPNWSLGGVPYGVVGQSYAWKTVDATKTSIANFK; this is translated from the coding sequence ATGAAAACAACAGTAAAGGCAGCATCGCTGGCAACAGCACTCGCTCTATCTGCAAGCGCATCGGCAGTCACCGTTGATATCGGTATTCTTTATACCGATCAATCTGCGGCTGCTACGTCAAACATTAATACTAAAATCAATCAGCTGATTGCATTTACAAACCAAGTGTATAGCCAAAATGGTATCGACCTTCAGCTACGTCTTGCTGGTACCGAAAACCTAGGCAATCATAATATAACTCCAACTAGTGCATGGCTAAACAACATCACTAACAGCAATTATGTCGCTAACCTGCGTAACACTTGGCGTGCAGATATGGTTGCTGTACTTGGTACAGGTGAGCGCAATGGTAACTACATCACATGTGGTCTAGCTTGGGTAGGTCAAGGTAGCAATGGCAACCTATATTCAAGCATGAGCAACCGTATGTTCAGCATTACAGGTATCGATTGTGGTGCAACAACATTTGTTCATGAACTTGGTCACAACCAAGGTCTTGCGCATTCACGTAAGCAGGGTGATACCAGCGGTGGTGTATACGTTGATGGCATGGGCCATGGTGTACAAGACAACTTCGCCAGTATCATGGCTTATCCACATGTATTTGGTAATGCAACACAGTACGACTACTTCGCTAACCCGAACTGGTCTCTTGGTGGCGTGCCTTACGGTGTAGTTGGTCAATCGTATGCTTGGAAAACAGTAGATGCGACTAAAACAAGCATCGCAAACTTCAAGTAA